TATCTTATAAAATAGCACCCATCAATCTTCCAATATTAAGTTCTGCAACGTATAATAGACAAAAGACATGCCGCGAAATTCCGGACATATCCAGAATAAAAGGAGGTCATCACTTGCAGCAGCTCAAATTCCATCCTAAATGGGACAAAACAATTGCTGAGGAAGACCGCAACCACATCACGCAATCTTTTCAACAGGCAGATTTATCCTCAGACAAAACCATTCAATTCACATCACTCTGGCATGTAAAAAATCACCGGGGCGATTTACTTGTTACAACTATTGTCCATAACACCAGTGAGAGTAGTGCTAAACTGGATAATCAAATACTGACTTGCCACGTTAACGGAAAGGAAGTGGCCGAGCACACATTTTCGCCGCCGTTCACATTTGAAACGAAAACCAGCATGCCGTGGACGTTTATTTTCCCTGAAGGCAGTTTTGCAAAAAATGTGCACTTCGATGAGAACGAATTAACAATTCATTTTAAGTCGTATAAATAAAAAATATAATCAGTCGAAACACCTGCATAACCCATTTGCCGGAGCATCGCTGTTATATTTCCACGATGATATGTACCATGATTGACCACGTGCTGAACAAGTTCCAGCATAGTCGTATCGAGTTCACCAAACTTGGGATGTTTCAGGTGCAGAGATTTATCTCTTTTACTTATCATTTCTTTGTATTGCTCACCAAGGGTGTTGTACAATTCTTTGGTTTGTTCAGCGGACTTTCCTTTCACTTCCTTCCAAGCCTGTCCCGCAGCTTCCCATACCTCTTCATTACTGTCTCCTGAAATCAATCCAAGCCACAGGATATCCGTCGTATACATATGGCTGACTACAGCACTAAGTGATTCGAATACGCTTTCAACCTTCTGATTATAAATCCCATCAGGAAGTTCCAGTAGACGATCAAAAACCTTATTGTTTGCCCAGATGTGATATTCAAAAAGTTTTAGCTCATTGGATTGCATTGTTTATCCCTCCCGTTTGAACAAAACTGCTAAATGTTGTTTTTCTCCTTAAACTCCGGACTGAGCTCACTCCATACGTCAAACTTGTTGCCATCCGAATCATAAAAAACGAAATTTTTCCCGGCGTGACCGCGATCTTCAATGTCGCCTGTCTTTACTTCATTCTCGATAAAATCTTTACGCACCGCTTCCAGGGCAGCCATTCCATTCACTTCAAACGTCATGGAAAACCACTCTTCGCCGTGAGCATCATAGAAATTCGCGTTTTGACCTTCTTTTGCTTTCACAAGAAAAAAGCTTTGATCTGCAAAATCCAATATTGCCTTATCCGCATCCTGATAATTTAATTCCGCTCCCAGTTTGCTGACGTACCATTCCGCGGACAACTCCACATTTGTTACTGGAATATAGGTTGTACCTACTCTCATTAATTTTTCTTCCATCGTATTTCCTCCTCATTATTTGTTAAAAAATTTTGCCAAAGCCAACGTATACATATCCGGTTGTTCAGTATGCACTAAGTGGGACGCATACGGGATAACTGCAGTATGTACATTCGGATTCATTTGCGGGTATACCTGTGCACCAATTCTTTCGTGGGCGTTACCTTCACCAACCATAAATAATGTTGGCATTTCCAAATCACTCAGGTCTCCTGTTTTATCAAATGGATACCAGTTTTTATCCCGTGACATGTAAATAAATTGCTTCCAATCAGAAGAATGGAGATTATCAAAATAGCTAACTAGCTCTTCATTTTCCAACAGCTTTGTTTGACGTTCGACATCCTGTTTATGCATTTCCAGCCAATTAGCCGGCTTTTCAGGAATAACACCGGATAACGTCAAACTTTTAACCCGATCAGGAAACTTTTTAGCAAAAATCAAGCCAACTAAGGCGCCTAATGAACAACCAACTATATAAGCTGACTTTATCTCCAAACTATTAAATGTTTCAAGAAGATCATTTGCTGAATCGTTAAAAAAATCCGAGAAATTATTACTGATAGATTTGCCATGTCCTCTCAAATCTGGAAGGATCACTTTATAATTTTTCTTAAAATGCTCCCGCTGATGCTCAAAATCCGTCATACCTGTTTGCAGGCCGGTATGGAGAAAAACGATTGGATCACCGTTCCCGAGTATTTCCGTATGTAATATCACAATAAATCTCCTAACTTAAGAAAAAATTCACCTAGACTAATAATTCGACACTATTGTGGTTCTTCCTGCATTTTTTGTAACTGTTCCATGCTAAATCTCCGCGCCCCAAAAATTTCCTGTTAAATCTTTATCTCTTCCATTATAATAAATGTCAGATTAATTAATGGGAGGAATTTTACAATGCAAAAAAACTTAACATTCTTTTTAAACCAGCAAGCAGGGGTGAAAACTGAATAAATAAATTCATACGATCGCTCCTGCTTGTTTAACAACCAGATAAACAAGTTAAGAAGCAGGAGGAAATTAGGAATTGAAAAAAATACGTTAGCATCGCATAATATAAGTATTCTTTTTTGGACAAATTTGTTTGGCAGTGCAGTGTTTCTGCAGCCGGTCATCGCTTTATTCTATTTTTCCAGAGGGCTGGATGAGGCGCTTATCCTCTGGGTTATGCTTTTCTGGAGCGCGGGGGTTCTGATCGGTGAAATTCCAACAGGGATGTTTGCCGACCGTTATGGGGCAAAAAGATCCTTTGTTATCGGAGCTTTTTTGAACATTGTCAGTCACGGCATGCTTTTATGGGCATTTGAACCCTGGATGTTCTTTCTAAGCAGTATACTCAGTGGTATTGCAGTAACTTTTTTCAGTGGTGCGGATGAGGCTTTAATCTATGAATCATTGAAAGCTTCAGGGGAAGAAAACTTCATG
The genomic region above belongs to Virgibacillus doumboii and contains:
- a CDS encoding SLAP domain-containing protein encodes the protein MQQLKFHPKWDKTIAEEDRNHITQSFQQADLSSDKTIQFTSLWHVKNHRGDLLVTTIVHNTSESSAKLDNQILTCHVNGKEVAEHTFSPPFTFETKTSMPWTFIFPEGSFAKNVHFDENELTIHFKSYK
- a CDS encoding DinB family protein codes for the protein MQSNELKLFEYHIWANNKVFDRLLELPDGIYNQKVESVFESLSAVVSHMYTTDILWLGLISGDSNEEVWEAAGQAWKEVKGKSAEQTKELYNTLGEQYKEMISKRDKSLHLKHPKFGELDTTMLELVQHVVNHGTYHRGNITAMLRQMGYAGVSTDYIFYLYDLK
- a CDS encoding VOC family protein; protein product: MEEKLMRVGTTYIPVTNVELSAEWYVSKLGAELNYQDADKAILDFADQSFFLVKAKEGQNANFYDAHGEEWFSMTFEVNGMAALEAVRKDFIENEVKTGDIEDRGHAGKNFVFYDSDGNKFDVWSELSPEFKEKNNI
- a CDS encoding alpha/beta fold hydrolase, with the protein product MILHTEILGNGDPIVFLHTGLQTGMTDFEHQREHFKKNYKVILPDLRGHGKSISNNFSDFFNDSANDLLETFNSLEIKSAYIVGCSLGALVGLIFAKKFPDRVKSLTLSGVIPEKPANWLEMHKQDVERQTKLLENEELVSYFDNLHSSDWKQFIYMSRDKNWYPFDKTGDLSDLEMPTLFMVGEGNAHERIGAQVYPQMNPNVHTAVIPYASHLVHTEQPDMYTLALAKFFNK